A section of the Humulus lupulus chromosome 2, drHumLupu1.1, whole genome shotgun sequence genome encodes:
- the LOC133814005 gene encoding pectinesterase inhibitor 10-like, translated as MAERGGPDIRSMFPRGKPIEVPLVKRLRPSSKKTSPPAATTSHSSAKGKSSGLGAAPTAGPTVTFPHFPPPPPPSREPVAPVGPPAPAVLAATVRITVNPQDLELIPDTIRGTVYETTNYSVEHFYKAKPTDLRAIEERNPENVMEYSLGMNLTVVLALHRNISRARSRNEEIKVELTTAQAALAASEQNEQTVRGGGSSE; from the exons ATGGCAGAGAGGGGAGGACCTGACATCCGTTCGATGTTCCCAAGAGGGAAGCCAATTGAGGTTCCCCTCGTCAAGAGGCTTCGCCCTTCTTCTAAGAAAACGTCGCCCCCGGCTGCAACCACCTCTCATTCCTCGGCTAAGGGGAAAAGCTCGGGCCTAGGAGCTGCACCTACTGCCGGACCTACCGTGACATTTCCTCACTTtcctccccctcctcctcctTCTCGGGAGCCGGTAGCACCGGTTGGTCCCCCAGCTCCGGCGGTGCTTGCCGCCACAGTCCGAATCACCGTCAACCCTCAGGATCTGGAGCTGATTCCAGACACTATCCGGGGGACCGTCTACGAGACGACGAACTACTCGGTGGAGCATTTCTACAAGGCCAAGCCCACCGATCTGAGGGCAATCGAGGAGAGGAACCCTGAGAACGTGATGGAATATTCTCtcgggatgaacctcaca GTGGTCTTGGCCCTCCACCGCAACATCTCTCGGGCTAGGTCCAGGAATGAGGAGATTAAGGTTGAGCTGACCACGGCCCAAGCTGCTCTTGCCGCATCGGAGCAGAATGAGCAGACTGTCAGGGGTGGTGGCTCAAGCGAGTGA